AATCACAAGGGGCTACAACTGCATCTGTGCCcactggaggagggggcagtgtAAACAGTGAGTGAGCGTCCCTGACCAGGAACACCACCATTCACCTGCTGGTCCCACTGTTGTTGCAGGTGGGCACGTGGAACCTGATGAAGAGGTAGCCAATCCACTGACCCAACCTGCACCCTGCCCTGAAGGAGGGACCACCTTGGGTGTGGGCTGAGGGAAGGGCAAACACAGGACTTGGAGAAGTCAGGCGGTGGCCTCTCTGACCTCCTGCCCCCTCACTCCCAGCTGCTGGACGGAGGACTTCGAGAGCTTTGGGAGGAGAGTGGACTACAGCTGCCCCAGGGCCAGTTCTTTTGGGTCCCTCTGGGGTTATGGGAGGTGAGACAGGGACCTGGGAGCCCTTAACAGCTTCTAACCCACCAAAGCCCAGAGAACAGCCACACTTGCCTTGACCACATGGGACCCGATGGAGTGTGGGTGGTCTGGAGTTCCCAAGCCCACGACCCTTACCTATGTCCCTCCTCCACCACTTCTACTCTCCACTTCCTCAGCTGCATTTACAAAGCCCCAAAAAGGGACAGGAagttctcatttttgttttcttctctcttagtCTGCCTACCCTCCTAGGCTGAGCTGGGGTCtccccaaataccatcacatcatTCTCTATCTACTTGTCATTTCCCAGGAGTCACAGCAGCAGCTACAGGTAGGGCTGGCAGTAGAGGAAGGAAATGCGGCTTAGGAGAACCAAACAGACTGGTTCCGACTATGACTAAGGAGCGGGAGAGGGAAGGTCAGAGATAACCAAGAAATCCAGTAGCCTCTCCCCTTGTCCCTGCCCCAAGTCTCTCCACTCCACCTGTGGGTAGGCTGTGATCCAGAACAGGTCTTCTGAGAGAGGCCATGACTAAGGGATCAACATGTCTGGCTCCAGGCCCGGATCCAACCAAACCCAAGAGAGGTGAACGCCCTCATGTGGCTGGGACCAGATGTAGCAGCTGCGGTGGCTGCCACAGAGGATGGGACAGAGACACCCAGACATCTTCCCCAGGACCTACCGCCTTCTGTCCTGTAAGTAGGAGCTTCTCCCTAACCCTCCAACACaccaacacatacacactgagAAGTTCAGAGGAAATTTTGTGCTGTGGGGGAGATTTAGGGAGGGAGTGGGTCAACTGATAATGAAGAGAGCACATGAGATTAAAGATATTGCCCATGATACTCCAAGGGTTCCTGTCCAACTGGCTAGCACTGAAGACCTGGGTTTCAGTCCTACTATCTCATgggggcaagtcatttaaccctcctttctgtaaaatgaggttaacacccacccacccctctccTGTGGTGGTTGGGAGGATCAGATGACCTTATGGATACAGAAGTGGGCTAAGCCACAAGGCACAGCCCAGACAGGAGCTGTCATTCTGCAGTGCGGTGGAACTAGAAGAGAATGGAGGAGCTCGACCTCTGGTCTTGCCCACGTCCACACTGCTGCGGACGACACCAGCCACGGCAGATAGCAAAGAGAGGGTCAGCACGGGGACCAAGTTTGCCCTCAGGCTCTGGCTACAGCATCTGGGCAGGTAAGGATGAGGAAGGACTTAAGGACTCCACAGTGTTGGGCTGAATGGTCTAGTGTTTTTATGGGtgtgggggaaagaaaggaagaaagaactgcCCTTGGAAATCCTCAGTGTGACACCCCTACCATGTGGAAGTGGAGCTCACTCGGACCCAGAGCCTGCAAGGGAAGAACAGAACGTggcccatcccaccccccacaaACCAGGGATCTGGAAAGCAAAGTGCTtaatcccctccccagcccacctccGTGACACTCACAGAACATCCACAACCTTTATTATGGGTAAGAACTTTGCTACAACTGTGGGAATAGAAAGTAAAATTACAACATAGATCCTAGGCCCTAGAGGAGCCTGAAAAGGGAGACTGGAGAGAGCACATGGGTGCTCCCACCTCCCAGGAAAGGTGCAGAATGAGCCAGACCTAACCACAGGGCCATGGGCCTTTAGAAGCTCAGGCTCCAGGCTGGTCAGCATAAGCATCATTGTGAActtacttaaatatataaatagagagACCCAGGCGGTTGGCCAGGCCCTTCTCCCAAACCCCTGGGGATCAGGGCTAAGGCCTTATCTCCTCCTCAGTCACACTGGGAAGCAGGAGGCAGGGAAAGTCATCTTTGGAGTattttggtttttcttgtttacacacaaaaaatatgcAACCCAAAATAGAGTTCTCTGTCCACGTGTCTGCCTATCTCAGTTACTCCAGCTGTCTGTTTGGCCAAAGAGAACGGAATGGACGTGAAGAGACAATGGATATGGGGAAGGAACACAGCCGGCTTTGGGGAATGGGAAGAGAGGGCATCTGGGGGACACGAGAAGGGCCCCTTCCCCACGAGGCTTTAGACAGTCAAGGCTGAGGATTCAGCCCTCTCCCCAACTCACATCCCATCCCATTTGCCTCCCACTGCCTAGGTTAACAGACCCAAAGGAATGGGCTGGACATCAAAGAACATTTCCAAAAACAGACCCCAAATGTCCTTTAAAAGAGGTTAAATATTAACCCTTTGGGTGCTAGCCTTGTCAGGCGGAGATAAGGCCAAAAACAGGTGTCCATGAAGATCTTTCTGGCCTTGACCAAAGCCCTTCTGATGGGTCAGAGGGGCCAGGGTTCCAGACTCCACA
The genomic region above belongs to Phocoena sinus isolate mPhoSin1 chromosome 1, mPhoSin1.pri, whole genome shotgun sequence and contains:
- the NUDT17 gene encoding nucleoside diphosphate-linked moiety X motif 17 isoform X1, with amino-acid sequence MAAARVLLLSGRPESVSFAQSVCGLLGAGPGLGPWPTYCGLKRGQLVLSDRPFQGASARLPLQRPPFCPFSALDQQPRAPGAELPTNRGVDLAVAVVLQSSDQTVLLTRRTRTLNVSPNLWVPPGGHVEPDEELLDGGLRELWEESGLQLPQGQFFWVPLGLWESAYPPRLSWGLPKYHHIILYLLVISQESQQQLQARIQPNPREVNALMWLGPDVAAAVAATEDGTETPRHLPQDLPPSVLAVELEENGGARPLVLPTSTLLRTTPATADSKERVSTGTKFALRLWLQHLGR
- the NUDT17 gene encoding nucleoside diphosphate-linked moiety X motif 17 isoform X2, producing the protein MAAARVLLLSGRPESVSFAQSVCGLLGAGPGLGPWPTYCGLKRGQLVLSDRPFQGASARLPLQPRAPGAELPTNRGVDLAVAVVLQSSDQTVLLTRRTRTLNVSPNLWVPPGGHVEPDEELLDGGLRELWEESGLQLPQGQFFWVPLGLWESAYPPRLSWGLPKYHHIILYLLVISQESQQQLQARIQPNPREVNALMWLGPDVAAAVAATEDGTETPRHLPQDLPPSVLAVELEENGGARPLVLPTSTLLRTTPATADSKERVSTGTKFALRLWLQHLGR
- the NUDT17 gene encoding nucleoside diphosphate-linked moiety X motif 17 isoform X3, producing MAAARVLLLSGRPESVSFAQSVCGLLGAGPGLGPWPTYCGLKRGQLVLSDRPFQGASARLPLQRPPFCPFSALDQQPRAPGAELPTNRGVDLAVAVVLQSSDQTVLLTRRTRTLNVSPNLWVPPGGHVEPDEELLDGGLRELWEESGLQLPQGQFFWVPLGLWEARIQPNPREVNALMWLGPDVAAAVAATEDGTETPRHLPQDLPPSVLAVELEENGGARPLVLPTSTLLRTTPATADSKERVSTGTKFALRLWLQHLGR